A single Pseudochaenichthys georgianus chromosome 10, fPseGeo1.2, whole genome shotgun sequence DNA region contains:
- the fgf2 gene encoding fibroblast growth factor 2 encodes MATGEITTLPSTPDDGGSGGFPPGSFKDPKRLYCKNGGFFLRIKPEGGVDGIREKTDPHIKLQLQATSVGEVVIKGVCANRYLAMNRDGRLFGARRATDECYFLERLESNNYNTYRSRKYPDMFVALKRTGQYKPGSKTSRGQKAILFLPMAAKARRRCDGNEDKVAP; translated from the exons ATGGCCACGGGAGAAATCACAACACTTCCCTCCACACCTGATGACGGAGGCAGCGGCGGCTTTCCTCCCGGGAGCTTCAAGGACCCCAAAAGGCTGTACTGCAAGAACGGGGGCTTCTTCTTGAGGATAAAGCCTGAAGGGGGTGTGGATGGAATCCGGGAGAAGACCGACCCCCACA TAAAACTTCAACTCCAGGCGACCTCAGTGGGCGAAGTGGTCATCAAAGGAGTGTGTGCGAATCGCTATCTGGCCATGAACAGAGATGGACGACTGTTTGGAGCG AGACGAGCGACCGATGAATGCTACTTCTTGGAGCGGCTCGAGAGCAACAACTACAACACGTACCGCTCCAGGAAGTACCCCGACATGTTCGTGGCCCTGAAGAGAACCGGCCAGTACAAGCCCGGGAGCAAAACTAGCCGAGGTCAAAAGGCCATCCTGTTTCTTCCAATGGCTGCCAAGGCGAGAAGAAGATGTGACGGCAATGAAGACAAGGTGGCTCCGTAG